The segment CAAACAGCAGCTCAAGCGCTTCTTCATTGCGTCCTACCTGATGCAGCTGCAAAGCCAGCTGCGTTGCCAGCTCAGCGTTGTCCGGCTGGGACGCAATCTGCTGCTGGAGCTGTTGAATTTCCGGCGTATCGGCGGCCTGTTTTAACAGATCGATTTGCGCAATAAGCCCCTGATAGCGCGTGTCCTTATCCTGGAGCGGCACGACTTTGAGCACCTCTTCCGCCTCTTCGCTGCGGTTCAGGGCGATCAGCGCTTCGGCCAGCAAAAAGCCCATTTCGCTGTTCTGATTACTCAGCTGCCAGGCTTCCTTAAGCAGGGGAAGGGCATCCAGCACTTTGCCTTCATCCATCAGGCGCATACCTTCCTGTGCTTTCAGCTCCTCTTCCTTAGGCAGCACCTTGTGCAACAGCGCGCGGATAGCTTCTTCCGGCTGTGGGCCCTGGAATCCATCCACCGGCTGACCATTCTGGAACAGATAAACGGTCGGGATGGAACGCAGGCCAAACTGCTGCGCAACGGCGGGTTGTGCATCGCAATCCAGCTCTGCCAGAACAAACTGCCCGGCATACTCCTGTGCGAGGCGCTCCAGCACCGGCGTTAATTCCTGACAGTGCTGACTGCGTGCAGACCAGAAATAAAACAGTACGGGTACCTGCATAGACTGCTCAAGCGTCTGCTGCAGGTTAGTTTCGTCAATCGTAATAATGCTAGCTTGTGGTGACATGAATTCGTCTCTTTTCAGTGTTTCTCATTGTATTGGGGCGACCGCGTGCGCTTCAAGGCCTGATATCACCGTAAGGCTACTTCCCGCGCAAAATGCGATCCAGTATCCAGCCCGGAAGTAAGCGCCGTAATACCGTCATGGCGTGCGCGACCAGCGTCACGGGATAGCGCAGCCGTGGATGTTTGCTCTCCAAAGCATGGCGCAACTTGGGTAATATTGCTTCCGGCGGCAGGGTAAAGCGTGCGGCAATACCGGGATTTTTTACCGGCTTATCGCGCTCGGCCTGGCTAACGTTGTCGGTAAAGCGGGTGCTGATTGGCCCGGGTTCAATCAGGCTGACGCGAATACCGCTACCGTGCAGCTCCATGCGCAGCGCATCAGTCCATGCCTCCAGCGCATACTTGCTGGCCGCGTAGGCACCGCGTCCGGGCGTGGAAATCAGCCCCAGTACCGAGCTGGTATTAATAATGCGCGCATCGCCGCTGGCGCGCAGCGCGGGCAGCAGAAGCGTAGTGAGCTGATGTGTACCAAACAGATTGGTGGCAAACTGCTGCTCCAGCTGCTGGCGAGAGATGGAGGCCAGCGGCCCGTACACGCCATAGCCGCCGTTATTAAAGAGCCCATCCAGGCGGTTATCGCACAGCGCGATAATTTCCGCGGCAGCCCGCTCCACGCTGATACTGTCGTTGAGATCGAGCTGGATGCCGGTAAAACCCAGCGCGTTCATACGCTGTACATCCTCGGGTTTACGACAGGCCGCCAGAATCCGGTAGCCACGACGTAGCAGGTCGTTGGCAGCGATAAAGCCTATTCCACTGGAACAGCCGGTAATAACGATATTTTTTTGCATAGAGTTACCTGTGAGCGGTCATCACAACCGGTCATTATTGCTTAATCAGCGGAGCCAGCTCGCTGGCCATCAGCCCGGTAATAAAGGGCTGGGCATCAGGGTTAGGATGAATACCATCCTGCTGCATCCATTCCGGCTTCAGGTAGACCTGCTCCATAAAAAAAGGTACCAGCGGAATGGCGTTCGCTTTCGCCAGCCGGGGGTAAATGGCACCGAAGGATTCGGTATAGCGTCGGCCATAGTTGGCAGGCAGGCGAATTTGCATCAGCAGAGGCTGCGCATTGGCCGCTTTGACCTGGCTGATAATCGCGCTAAGATCCTTCTCGATAGCCTGTGGCGGGAAGCCGCGCAGTCCATCATTTCCACCCAGCTCAATCAATACCCACCGCGGCTGATGCTGTTTAAGCAGGGCTGGCAGGCGAGCCAGCCCCTGCGCCACGGTGTCGCCGCTTATGCTACCGTTAACGATAGCAGGCGAGCTATGCCACTTATCATTGAGTTGCGCGGGCCATGCGGCGCTGGCGGACATGCGATAACCGGCGCTCAGGCTGTCACCGAGCACCAGCAGCGTATCTGCCGCCGCCGCGCGTAGCGATATCAAAGCCAGTAATAAAAGGACAGGGTAATGCCAGCGGAAAACATTCTTGAAGTTCATCGTCTTAGTAAGTCCGTCGGTCAGGGTGAGCATCAGCTCTCCATCCTTACCGGAGTTGAGCTGGTTGTCAAACCAGCTGAAACCCTCGCACTGATTGGCGAGTCAGGCTCCGGCAAGTCAACCCTGCTGGGTATTTTAGCCGGGCTTGATGATGGGACCGAGGGAGAGGTTACGCTGCTGGGTTCGCCGCTTCACCAGATGGATGAAGAGCAGCGAGCCGCGCTGCGGGCGAAGAGTATTGGCTTTGTTTTTCAGTCTTTTATGCTGGTTCCCACGCTCAACGCACTGGAGAACGTTCAGCTTCCGGCGCTGCTGCGCGGCGATAGCGACAGGCAGAGTCGTGCTCAGGCGCAGGAATTGCTAACCCAGCTTGGCCTGGCCGCGCGCATGACGCACCTGCCCGCACAGCTGTCAGGCGGTGAGCAACAGCGCGTAGCGCTGGCCCGTGCGTTCAGCGGACGTCCGGCGCTGCTGTTTGCCGACGAGCCTACCGGTAACCTCGATCGTAAAACCGGCGATCGCATTGCCGACCTGCTATTCGGACTCAACCGCGACTTTGCGACCACGCTGATTCTGGTCACGCATGATGAACAGCTGGCCGCCCGCTGCGATCGGCGGCTACGCGTGCGTGACGGTAAACTGTGGGAGGAGGCATGATCTGGCGCTGGTTTTGGCGAGAGTGGAAGTCCCCCTCGCTGCTGATTGTCTGGCTGGCGCTCACGCTGGCGGTGGCCTGCGTACTGGCGCTCGGATCGCTAAGCGACCGGATGGAAAAAGGGCTGACTCAGCAGAGTCGCGACTACATGGCAGGCGATCGCACGCTGCAAAGCGCCCGCGAGGTACCCCAGGCATGGCTTGATAACGCGCACCAGCTGGGGCTGAGGGTGGGGCGGCAGCTCACCTTTATGACCATGACCTTTGCCGGTGATACGCCCCAGCTGGCTTCGGTGAAGGCCGTTGACGACGGCTACCCGCTGGCAGGACAGCTGGCTACCGAACCTGCGGCACTTAAACCCGCAGTGGGGACGGTGCTGGTGGCACCGCGCCTGCAGGCGCTGCTTAACCTGCCCGCAGGCGGTCATCTGGACGTCGGGGATGCGACGCTGCGCGTCGCGGGCGTGGTCGTTCAGGAGCCGGATGCGGGTTTCAATCCGTTCCAGACTGCGCCACGGCTGTTAATGAACCTGGCCGACGTGGAGAAGACCGGCGCAATTCAGCCTGGCAGCCGGGTGACCTGGCGCTATAAGTTCGCCGGTACGCCCGCCCAGCTCAGCCGGTATGACAGCTTCATTGCCGCGCATCTCCAACCCGACCAGCGCTGGATAAGCGTCGAAAACTCAGAGGATGCCCTGGGCAAATCGATGCAGCGTGCGCAGCAGTTCCTGCTGCTGTCGGCGCTGTTAACGCTGATGCTGGCCATTGCGGCAGTCGCCGTTGCGATGAGCCACTACTGCCGCAGCCGCTACGATCTGGTGGCGGTGCTTAAGACGCTGGGAGCGGGCCGCACCGCCCTCAGAAAGCTGATTGTCGGCCAGTGGCTGGCAGTACTGCTGCTGGCGGCAGCAGGCGGCAGCGCGCTGGGGCTGGCCTTTGAGGGCATTCTGCTGCATATGCTCGGGCCGGTTCTGCCGGCGCAGCTGCCGCCTGCGAGCGGCTGGCCGTGGCTCTGGGCGCTGGGTTCGCTGTTTATTATTTCACTGCTGGTGGGGCTGCGCCCCTATCGTCTGCTGCTGGCTACGCAGCCGCTGCGGGTTCTCCGGCAGGATGCTGTCGCCAACGTCTGGCCCCTGAAGCTCTATCTGCCCGTCATGGGGCTGGTGGTGGTGGCACTGCTGGCCATACTGGTTGGCGGCAGCGGCCTGCTCTGGGCGCTGATTGCGGGTATTGCGCTGCTTTCACTACTGCTGGGTGCAGTCGGCTGGGCCGGGCTGATGGTTTTGCGTCGACTGACCGGACGGAGTCTGCCATTTCGTCTGGCGATAAACCGATTGCTGCGCCAGCCGTGGACGACCCTCAGCCAGCTGGCGGCCTTCTCACTTTCATTTATGCTGCTGGCGCTGCTGCTGATTATGCGCGGGGATCTGCTGGATCGCTGGCAACAGCAGATGCCGCCCGGCAGCCCTAACTATTTTCTGCTGAACCTGACGCAGGATCAGGTCCCGCAGGTCAGGACATTCCTGGAACAGCATCAGGTCCAGCCACAGACCTTTTATCCCATCGCCCGGGTCAGGCTGACGGGGATCAACAACCAGCCTGCCGATCCGACGCGCGATAATGCTCTTAACCGCGAGCTTAACTTAACCTGGCAAACGCAGCTCCCCGATCACAACCCACTGGTCGCGGGTAGCTGGCCACCAAAAACGGGAGAGGTGTCAATGGAGGAGGCCCTTGCCGGTCGGCTGGGGGTAGGGCTGGGTGACACGCTGACCTTCACCGGTGACACTCAGGCTTTCTCAGCCAAAATTACCAGCCTGCGCAAGGTGGACTGGGAGAGCCTGAAACCTAACTTTTTCTTTATTTTCCCGCCAGGCGCGCTGGATACCCAGCCGCAAACCTGGCTAACCAGTTTTCGGCTTGAGGGCAACACGGCGATGCTGGCCCAGTTAAACCGCGCGTTTCCTACTCTCAGCCTGCTGGATATCGGTACGCTATTGCGCCAGATTGGGCAGGTTCTTGCCCAGGTCAGCAGGGCGCTGGAAGTAATGGTTATTCTGGTGACCGCCTGTGGCATCCTGCTGCTGCTGGCGCAGATTCAGGTTGGAATGCGCCAGCGCAGACAAGAGCTGGTGGTCTGTCGTACGCTGGGAGCCGGCAAAAAACTCCTGCGGCATACGCTGTGGTGTGAGTTTGCGCTACTGGGTGCCGTATCAGGACTGGCCGCCGCATCCGGTGCCGAAGCGGCCCTGTGGGGCCTGCAACGCTACGTATTTGACTTCCCGTGGCAGCCTGACCTGCTGATTTGGCTTGTACTGCCGCTTGCAGGCGCGCTACTGCTGTCATTGTGCGGAGGATGGCTGGGCGTGCGGCTGCTGAAAGGGAAAGCGCTGTTTAGAGGGTATAACGCAGCGTAGGTAATCAGGCTGGCTGGCGGGGGTCCGCTCGGTAGCCAGCCTGGTGGTTAAATGGCGTAGTGGGGTCGGATGATATCTAATTCTACACCCAGCCTGATGGCGTGTTTGGCGTTGCTCACCCCTAACTTTCTGACCACATTACCGATATGAAATTTCACTGTTGTCACTTTGATCCCGAGGATTAATGCTATTTCCTGATAAGACTTTCCAACACTTGCCCAGTAAAAAATTTCGTTCTCTCGTCTTGATAGAAGCTGACCCGTCGTCATCTTTTTAGCTGGCGCTTTACTTTGTTCCTGATAAAGCGTTATTAGCTGCTCATGTGCTGTGACCAGGAGCATTTGAACCCGGTCTTTATTGCAGTGCAAAGCATTCTTAAGTTGACTGTCACTGTAGGGATTAAGGAAAAGAGACAGCACTACCAGGTTATTGTGCTGGTCATGGACAACGAAGGTACAGCCACTGGTGATATTATGATGACATGCCATATCAAACAGACGTGGTATCTGGACCCCTCGCTGCATAAGGCTTTTTTCATCCCAAAAAAAGGGGGTAAGCCTTTGCTGGGCACGACTCAGGACAGGATCGATATGGTGAAAGCTATTATCGATATAGACCTCGAACCATTCGCGCCTGTTTGAGATAATTGAAAAGTCGGCTGGATTATTTTTATTTCGGATTGCGTATGCGTAGTTAATATTTTTAAGCGTTTTCAGTTCCACTTCCAGATAGTCCTGGATGACGGTATTTATAGCTTCCTTATTGAACAAAGGCTGGATCATATCATTTCCTCGCAAAACCCTGCCTGATTTTATAAGAAAACCGACCGGGAACACCGTTTACCTGTCTTTAACGCAGGTTTAAATTAATTCAGCAGACACCATCAATAAGTGAGTGGGTTTTATAACGTTATAAAAAAATATCCCTGTGTGTTGGCAATTAAAAATATCGGATCACTGATTTTGTTTGGCTCTAAGATAAATTTTCTTTAGCAAAAATGATAGCTCTACTTAAGTACAGTTAGTGGCGTTTTTTTAACCCTGTCACTCGTACGGAAAGATGCAGTCTGCGGATCAGCCCGCAGGCTGCATCTGATTCTTTTTGCCTGAACTTAACCCTCTAACCTTTCAATCGCCCAGGCTATCCCACTGGCGTACTCATCCGGCAGCAGCGGCACCAGGTTATGCAGTGCCACCTGTAGCGATTTCACGCTGACATCGTTCAGATTGAGATGTCCAACCTTCCGGCCCGCGCGAACTTCTTTTTCGTACCAGTGGAGATGCACCAGCGGCAGATCTAACCACTGCACATTAACCCCGGTGCCGATCAGGTTGATCATTACTGACGGCGTGCTGACCACCGGCTTCGGCAGAGGGAGGTTCAGGATTGCTCGCAGATGCAGCTCGAACTGGCTGATGGAGGCGCCGTTTTGCGTCCAGTGCCCGCTGTTATGCACGCGTGGGGCCAGTTCATTGATCAGCAGACCTTCCGGCACCACAAAGCACTCCATCGCCATCACGCCGACATAGTTCAGCTCATGCATAATGGCCGACAGCATCGTTTCTGCCTGCTGCTGACGGGCCTTATCCGGCTCAGGCAACGCCACGCTGGTGCGCAGAATGCCGTCCTGATGAAGGTTATGCGTCAGGGGATAAAAAACCGTACTGCCATCAGATGCCCGGGCACCAACCAGCGACACTTCGCCGGAGAAGTTAATGCCCTGTTCCACAATGC is part of the Erwinia sp. HDF1-3R genome and harbors:
- a CDS encoding co-chaperone YbbN; this translates as MSPQASIITIDETNLQQTLEQSMQVPVLFYFWSARSQHCQELTPVLERLAQEYAGQFVLAELDCDAQPAVAQQFGLRSIPTVYLFQNGQPVDGFQGPQPEEAIRALLHKVLPKEEELKAQEGMRLMDEGKVLDALPLLKEAWQLSNQNSEMGFLLAEALIALNRSEEAEEVLKVVPLQDKDTRYQGLIAQIDLLKQAADTPEIQQLQQQIASQPDNAELATQLALQLHQVGRNEEALELLFGHLKKDLGAANGQVRKILQDILAALGTGDALAARYRRQLYSLLY
- a CDS encoding SDR family oxidoreductase → MQKNIVITGCSSGIGFIAANDLLRRGYRILAACRKPEDVQRMNALGFTGIQLDLNDSISVERAAAEIIALCDNRLDGLFNNGGYGVYGPLASISRQQLEQQFATNLFGTHQLTTLLLPALRASGDARIINTSSVLGLISTPGRGAYAASKYALEAWTDALRMELHGSGIRVSLIEPGPISTRFTDNVSQAERDKPVKNPGIAARFTLPPEAILPKLRHALESKHPRLRYPVTLVAHAMTVLRRLLPGWILDRILRGK
- the tesA gene encoding multifunctional acyl-CoA thioesterase I/protease I/lysophospholipase L1, producing the protein MNFKNVFRWHYPVLLLLALISLRAAAADTLLVLGDSLSAGYRMSASAAWPAQLNDKWHSSPAIVNGSISGDTVAQGLARLPALLKQHQPRWVLIELGGNDGLRGFPPQAIEKDLSAIISQVKAANAQPLLMQIRLPANYGRRYTESFGAIYPRLAKANAIPLVPFFMEQVYLKPEWMQQDGIHPNPDAQPFITGLMASELAPLIKQ
- the ybbA gene encoding putative ABC transporter ATP-binding protein YbbA, with the protein product MPAENILEVHRLSKSVGQGEHQLSILTGVELVVKPAETLALIGESGSGKSTLLGILAGLDDGTEGEVTLLGSPLHQMDEEQRAALRAKSIGFVFQSFMLVPTLNALENVQLPALLRGDSDRQSRAQAQELLTQLGLAARMTHLPAQLSGGEQQRVALARAFSGRPALLFADEPTGNLDRKTGDRIADLLFGLNRDFATTLILVTHDEQLAARCDRRLRVRDGKLWEEA
- the ybbP gene encoding putative ABC transporter permease subunit YbbP, with the protein product MIWRWFWREWKSPSLLIVWLALTLAVACVLALGSLSDRMEKGLTQQSRDYMAGDRTLQSAREVPQAWLDNAHQLGLRVGRQLTFMTMTFAGDTPQLASVKAVDDGYPLAGQLATEPAALKPAVGTVLVAPRLQALLNLPAGGHLDVGDATLRVAGVVVQEPDAGFNPFQTAPRLLMNLADVEKTGAIQPGSRVTWRYKFAGTPAQLSRYDSFIAAHLQPDQRWISVENSEDALGKSMQRAQQFLLLSALLTLMLAIAAVAVAMSHYCRSRYDLVAVLKTLGAGRTALRKLIVGQWLAVLLLAAAGGSALGLAFEGILLHMLGPVLPAQLPPASGWPWLWALGSLFIISLLVGLRPYRLLLATQPLRVLRQDAVANVWPLKLYLPVMGLVVVALLAILVGGSGLLWALIAGIALLSLLLGAVGWAGLMVLRRLTGRSLPFRLAINRLLRQPWTTLSQLAAFSLSFMLLALLLIMRGDLLDRWQQQMPPGSPNYFLLNLTQDQVPQVRTFLEQHQVQPQTFYPIARVRLTGINNQPADPTRDNALNRELNLTWQTQLPDHNPLVAGSWPPKTGEVSMEEALAGRLGVGLGDTLTFTGDTQAFSAKITSLRKVDWESLKPNFFFIFPPGALDTQPQTWLTSFRLEGNTAMLAQLNRAFPTLSLLDIGTLLRQIGQVLAQVSRALEVMVILVTACGILLLLAQIQVGMRQRRQELVVCRTLGAGKKLLRHTLWCEFALLGAVSGLAAASGAEAALWGLQRYVFDFPWQPDLLIWLVLPLAGALLLSLCGGWLGVRLLKGKALFRGYNAA
- a CDS encoding LuxR family transcriptional regulator encodes the protein MIQPLFNKEAINTVIQDYLEVELKTLKNINYAYAIRNKNNPADFSIISNRREWFEVYIDNSFHHIDPVLSRAQQRLTPFFWDEKSLMQRGVQIPRLFDMACHHNITSGCTFVVHDQHNNLVVLSLFLNPYSDSQLKNALHCNKDRVQMLLVTAHEQLITLYQEQSKAPAKKMTTGQLLSRRENEIFYWASVGKSYQEIALILGIKVTTVKFHIGNVVRKLGVSNAKHAIRLGVELDIIRPHYAI
- the purK gene encoding 5-(carboxyamino)imidazole ribonucleotide synthase, whose protein sequence is MKPVCVLGNGQLGRMLRQAGEPLGIAVYPVGLDAEPEALPIQQSVITAEIERWPETALTRELASHTAFVNRDIFPLLADRLTQKQLLDRLGLATAPWQLLADASEWPQIFATLGELAIVKRRTGGYDGRGQWRLRQGETDALPAAGYGECIVEQGINFSGEVSLVGARASDGSTVFYPLTHNLHQDGILRTSVALPEPDKARQQQAETMLSAIMHELNYVGVMAMECFVVPEGLLINELAPRVHNSGHWTQNGASISQFELHLRAILNLPLPKPVVSTPSVMINLIGTGVNVQWLDLPLVHLHWYEKEVRAGRKVGHLNLNDVSVKSLQVALHNLVPLLPDEYASGIAWAIERLEG